ATTACCCcctggtatatgcattttttaataaaatttgcttttccttatatttttcgatgtcatattatctataaaattcattaaattttattttataagagtttcattaacatatatttttattatacttttataaattctttcttagtgtgaaaaatttaatgtaGTAATTCAACATTATCCTGATGAATCAAAGATTGGTGATGGAAgtaattttgataatataaCGAATGTTGCTAGATACTGCCGTGATGAAGAATCAGGGGAAACAGAATGTAAGACTGAActcgataaaataaatgctgTATGCTTATGGTTACTCAATGAAAATATTGCTAAAGGGATTGATGATTTAAGTAATGACCAGGTTGAAtcgtttattatatacattatgatatggttaaatTATAAGTTAAACCTAAAGAAAGATGAAGGAACCAACctaaatgatttttatactaatatagaaaaaaatgagaattATACTAATTGTACAAATGGTGATGATGATTGtagtaataaattaaaaaaaaaaacgggatataataattttaaggaAATCATagttaaaaatatggatttgTTGAACATTCATTTTGaagatatatctaaattttttgaagcatttaaattattatgtaaaatGCATGAtgaatttaatgaaaaaactCTAGAATGCTCGAAATATTTGGGATATGCAAATGACATTGTTGGCAAATTTAAAAAACTTAATGAAAATTCTAGTGCTACTAGAAACAGTTCATATAGTCAAATATGGTCTACtttatcaactgattatGATAGTTTTAAAAAGGACTATGATGATAATAGTTGTATGGGTATTCCATCGATTCCaacgataaaaataaaacaaaatcaCGTACAAAGTTATGAAGATCATTCTGAACATGATTCTGTACAAAATTCTGGTGTTACATCATCAAGCTTGTCgatagtaaaaaaattaattctaGCTTTATCAATATTCAGTGCAATGACAATCTTTTTgggaattttttataaggtaaataataagaatttaaaaattattttcattaaatatatgcaaacgttaacaaaaaaatcgtacacttcttaacattttacaTTAGTGTTCGTTATTTATATTacggaaacgatctcaaaaacaacatttaagagaaaagctaaaaaatataaagaagagaatgaaccattaatatatgattcgaagagagtGACAATTTAGgaacaataataatgatttatatattttaggaaactgtctattaggaagtaatttttgcacaatttttatatagtttttatgttgtgggtcgGGGTTGAGTTTGTGTTTATAGAACCCATATTTGGGTTAAGtgttatattgcatttaattttgagtaactttttataatttgataatatttggGGTTTGTAAATGTTGATAAAGGGTTTCCAATGTTCCATGGTTTagggttatattgaattatatatatcataaaatggTGATATTATGGTATATGataattgtctattatataaaacttgttaatcagggctatattgaattatggagattataatatacaatggatttgtttgtttgatgaaagattttatttagtaaaagttattttgatttaaattatattacggGAATATATGttgtaataataacattatatgTGAGGATGGGTAGGAATTATAAGATGATTTTGAATAGTTGTGCATTATATGGGCATATTGTTATTGTTAATTAAGGAGGggatatataatagatagtGATAAAGTATAGGTTGATATATATCGACAATATAACGTTGTTTATAGatattattatgcttctaatattttttaagttttaattgtagctACTATTCTTTtgtattttacatttgtattaatagaaattGATTTATATgccataatttatttatcataaggtataataatagattaatcactattaatttttaaactttatattttgaggtatatataaattgggaatatattataagtagttatttgaaaaagcataagtatattaataaaatttaatgttatagttctaataattataaatgtgATAGATAAAatgtgttattattatatgactatacatataatctaataaaataccaataattaatattgaaatgtTGTTTTATTGCGGGAACTTTatacaattaaatattaattttatcaaaaagacacataatacattataaaggtatcatttttatacatttgttAAAGGTCCAATTTGGgatatgtggttttatattataaaaaactggataaataaagaaaatgctaaagactcaattcatgttaaattccatattaacgcgttttatattatcattattttaccatataattaataaaatatagaatttttaacaatttattTGAATGCGTATACACTGATAACTATAGTagtagaatatataagataaaaatggacaattcataaaatttagcgaatatttacataaatttatatattaaaagagaaaatatatcttatctttctcctcttaaagggcAACATAATAACCtatttacaaatatttttttattatactttaaaattccatcaatagttatttatgtgttatatatttactcagcattattttaaaaacgaTATGCTTTCAAAGACGTATTTAAGATTATAAATAGCATACTAAGTATGGGTTAAGTgctaattgttttaaagaatggaaattatgcgtaaaataaaatataaatttccCAATAAGGTATACATATAAGTTGAAGTATAtacgaataaaaaaaattatttaatgcattaaaatttttttttaatttatctatatttattaaaaataatatcaatttatataatttgcatagagaAGTAACataaattaatttgaaaatactataatttttgagaaaatatattatattttataagaaacaagtatataaaaatttaatcaatcttattaaataatatttatatgcttttaaggattatagcaataatatatttctcaaTTATTCCGATTTGTGCAGTATATTAGTTTTTGGATgccatttattaaaacaaaaaatatgatattgtttattttctttattaaggcatatgtataagaaaatatattttaaactcATTACAATGCTACTATAAGTTTGTGATAGAATTATACCGAAAGgtattaagaataataattttatgtataaatttatatacatattataaaaaatgtattaaacaacCCTGTATTTAAGGTGAATTagctaattatcataaacCAGGAATGCATCAtttctttagtaataatattattttatattaattactgaaaaacttttaatatatttaactacagacagttgttatatatagggttaaagtatttatGTCACATATTTGATgcagtgtatataaaacatcATGCTTTTACTCAATttataaatcaaaaataaaatttcatcaCAATGGATAGGTATATGGTATAtggattttttaataatgttttcctttacattttttgatattgtattatatataaatatcattaaactttaataaaattttcaataatgcacatttataataatgtttttaaattttttcttAGTGTCAATTGCTCTATACTGTAAGGACCTCGATTTCCGATCATTTGGACACAGGAGGAAGCCATTATTTTAATAGTGGAAAAAATTTCGATAAGTATTGTACTAATGATAGTTGTAATAGTAATCTCGGaaaaattaatgctggatgtttatttttgtttgatGAATTCTTTAAGGATtctgataattttaaatctAATGCAAAAAGTAacatcaatattgttgaatacattatgatatggttaagttatacgTTAAACAAAACCATAAATGGAGAAAAAAGtataaatgaattttataataaatatataaacagtGACGAGAGCTATAAAAAGGGTATAGAAGGTGTTACtgcttataaaaattataaggatcttatagatagaaatgattattttttaagtatggATAAGAgcattatatctaaattatatgatgcattaaCATCATTATGTAATATGCATGTTACCGATGCTGGACACGTCCCAAATTGCGATCAATGTGAGAAAGCTGCAAATGGGTTTGTTAAAAACTATGAAGGAGTTATCAGTGATTctaatattactaaaaatggtTTATAtcgtaaaatattatatattttatatactttatcaaatgattatgataatttaaaaaagaaaaa
Above is a window of Plasmodium yoelii strain 17X genome assembly, chromosome: 9 DNA encoding:
- a CDS encoding PIR protein; the encoded protein is MDRYMCQLLYTVRTSISDHLDTGGSHYFNSGKNFDKYCTNDSCNSNLGKINAGCLFLFDEFFKDSDNFKSNAKSNINIVEYIMIWLSYTLNKTINGEKSINEFYNKYINSDESYKKGIEGVTAYKNYKDLIDRNDYFLSMDKSIISKLYDALTSLCNMHVTDAGHVPNCDQCEKAANGFVKNYEGVISDSNITKNGLYRKILYILYTLSNDYDNLKKKNNNSSSLPSIKTKIYMPIYGFSSLIFLIENNFYILLLIFGIIIVFIGIYYKYSLSGFRNRFKKQYLRKKLKKMKKEWTIDI